In the genome of Meles meles chromosome 4, mMelMel3.1 paternal haplotype, whole genome shotgun sequence, one region contains:
- the MAGEF1 gene encoding melanoma-associated antigen F1 → MLQKPESGALPIPQAEGEKDGGRDGETQALTASQKEVPSPFPQEIPKEDLGARREEGAAESALTPKGARTLAAKALARRRAYRRLDRTVAELVQFLLVKDKKKSPITRSEMVKYVIGDLKDLFPEIIARAAEHLRYVFGFELKQFGRKHHTYILANKLKPLEEEEEVEEEDLGGDGPRLGLLIMILGLIYMKGNSARETQVWEMLRRLGVRPSKYHFLFGYPKRLIMEDFVQQRYLNYRQVPHTNPPECEFSWGPRSNLEISKMKVLGFVAKLHKKEPQHWPVQYREALADEADRARAKARAEASMRARARARARATDWAGIYPW, encoded by the coding sequence ATGTTGCAGAAACCCGAGAGCGGGGCTCTCCCCATCCCTCAGGCCGAGGGGGAGAAGGATGGCGGCCGTGACGGTGAGACCCAGGCCCTGACCGCCTCTCAGAAAGAGGTCCCGAGCCCCTTCCCGCAGGAGATCCCCAAGGAGGATCTTGGCGCccggagggaggagggggctgcgGAGTCCGCCCTCACCCCAAAAGGCGCGAGGACCTTGGCAGCGAAAGCCTTGGCCCGGCGCAGGGCCTACCGCCGTCTGGATCGGACGGTGGCCGAGCTGGTGCAGTTCCTGCTGGTGAAGGACAAGAAGAAGAGTCCCATCACTCGCTCCGAGATGGTGAAATACGTAATCGGAGACTTGAAGGATCTGTTTCCTGAGATCATCGCAAGGGCCGCAGAGCATCTGCGGTATGTCTTTGGTTTCGAGCTGAAACAGTTTGGCCGCAAGCACCACACTTACATCCTGGCCAACAAACTCAAAcctctggaggaggaggaggaggtggaggaggaggatcTGGGAGGAGATGGCCCCAGATTGGGTCTCTTAATAATGATCTTGGGCCTTATCTACATGAAAGGTAATAGTGCCAGGGAGACACAGGTCTGGGAGATGCTACGTCGGTTGGGGGTGCGCCCCTCAAAGTACCACTTCCTCTTCGGGTACCCGAAGAGACTTATTATGGAAGATTTTGTGCAGCAGCGATACCTCAATTACAGGCAGGTGCCTCACACCAATCCGCCGGAATGTGAATTCTCTTGGGGTCCCCGGAGCAACCTGGAAATCAGCAAGATGAAAGTTCTGGGGTTCGTGGCCAAGCTCCATAAGAAAGAGCCCCAGCACTGGCCAGTGCAGTACCGTGAGGCCCTGGCAGACGAGGCCGACAGGGCCAGAGCCAAGGCCAGAGCGGAGGCCAGTATGAGAGCTAGGGCCAGGGCCAGAGCCAGGGCCACTGATTGGGCTGGTATATACCCCTGGTGA